The DNA segment TGTAGAATACTTAGGAAGTAACTGTTGCAGCAGCACATCGGATatgatgctcaatcagttctgctttatcgtgcaggccttggcgctctttcttcAAGTTCAGCCTTCCCTTGGTTGCGCTGAAGAAGGATTTACTGCTGCTCTTCCGTATCAACCAGACATCAAGTCATTCGCACGAGCCAGCCGTTGCCCCGTCATCGAGATCGTCCAGCCTTTCTTCGTTCCAACTTCTGCCACCCCATCGGTGACGTCAAGTCACGTGGACATACCTGCGGCTATAAGAAGTTGTCCCCCGGCCATCTCaaccagtgggctaggcagcagcacatcggacatgatgctcaatcagttctgctttatcgtgcaggTTAGTGATTATTCT comes from the Amblyomma americanum isolate KBUSLIRL-KWMA chromosome 1, ASM5285725v1, whole genome shotgun sequence genome and includes:
- the LOC144113446 gene encoding uncharacterized protein LOC144113446 isoform X2 translates to MSRGRPFQSAALLRKEDAARIFCRNIWEQLGRNGIYGEICWLGEQDMVHNEALALFLQVQPSLGCAEEGFTAALPYQPDIKSFARASRCPVIEIVQPFFVPTSATPSVTSSHVDIPAAIRSCPPAISTSGLGSSTSDMMLNQFCFIVQMALVLWCSLVQHNSDCLCEPSQNRGARPNYGMSSRLTA